CGCACCTGAACCCCGACGTATTCGAGTTTTCCGACGAAAGCCACCTCCACGCGGGACACGCCGGCAACAGCGGCGGCGGCCACTACCGCATCCTCATCGTCAGCGGCGCGTTTGAAAACGTCTCCCGCATCATGCGCCAGCGCATGGTGAAAGAGCCGCTCGAAACGCACTTTTGCACCGGCCGCATCCACGCCCTCGCCATCCGCGCCCTCACGCCCG
The window above is part of the Neisseria bacilliformis genome. Proteins encoded here:
- a CDS encoding BolA family protein — its product is MQSMEHEIQTALSHLNPDVFEFSDESHLHAGHAGNSGGGHYRILIVSGAFENVSRIMRQRMVKEPLETHFCTGRIHALAIRALTPDEFFNRSNP